From the bacterium genome, one window contains:
- a CDS encoding SDR family oxidoreductase: MKQVLVAGATGYLGRHLVRELHARGYRVRALARNADRLRNLETSIDEVFVGEVTDPGTLRGVCNNADAVISAVGITKQKDGLSYMDVDYQGNRNLLSEAEDAGVGRFVYVSVFTAGEAMQDLAIVKAKTRFTSCLKKSRLAHTIIYPNGFFSDMMEYLHMAEKGRAYVLGDGNARANPIHGADLAAVTVDAMENETEEISVGGPEVFTHREIAALAFEAVEKPPKIVRVPTWIAAALLWLLRLCTPARIYGPLEFFVTVLSQDMIAPVKGIRKLSAFFLESALLQRRS; the protein is encoded by the coding sequence ATGAAACAGGTTTTGGTTGCCGGAGCGACAGGCTACCTTGGCCGCCACCTCGTCAGGGAACTGCATGCCCGGGGGTACAGGGTACGAGCCCTGGCGAGAAATGCGGACAGGCTGCGCAATCTTGAGACTTCCATCGATGAAGTTTTTGTTGGTGAAGTCACCGATCCCGGGACGTTACGCGGTGTCTGCAATAATGCCGATGCCGTCATTTCTGCCGTTGGTATCACGAAGCAGAAGGATGGCCTCAGCTACATGGATGTCGATTACCAGGGGAACAGGAATCTCCTTTCCGAGGCGGAGGATGCAGGAGTAGGGCGGTTCGTCTACGTATCGGTGTTCACGGCCGGTGAGGCTATGCAGGATCTGGCGATCGTGAAAGCGAAGACGCGCTTTACGAGCTGTCTGAAGAAATCCCGACTCGCACATACAATCATATATCCGAATGGATTCTTTTCCGACATGATGGAGTACCTGCACATGGCGGAGAAAGGGAGGGCGTATGTGCTCGGGGATGGAAATGCGAGGGCGAATCCCATCCATGGAGCGGACCTTGCCGCTGTGACCGTGGATGCGATGGAAAACGAAACGGAAGAAATATCGGTCGGTGGACCGGAGGTTTTCACGCATCGTGAAATTGCTGCATTGGCGTTCGAGGCGGTTGAGAAACCACCAAAGATCGTGAGGGTACCGACGTGGATTGCAGCGGCGTTGTTGTGGCTGCTGCGGTTGTGCACCCCCGCACGGATTTATGGACCGCTGGAATTCTTTGTGACGGTCTTATCCCAGGATATGATCGCTCCTGTAAAGGGTATCCGAAAACTATCCGCATTCTTTCTGGAAAGTGCATTACTGCAGAGGAGGTCGTGA
- a CDS encoding adenylate/guanylate cyclase domain-containing protein, with the protein MTAFWSAAIVFIITYEAVLTDFEATTGGDSYSFTTIMLISLSVGIPASFILALFEIAFFSRVFRKKPFGTVLAVKTAIYIGCIFVANSLALLLVYSSELGAGMLEPIVWKQYLKDSILSGMMLLRMIYWGVCVFLALFFVQVSQKFGDGVLLSFILGKYHHPREEHRIFMFLDLKSSTTYAEKLGHIRYSQLIQDCFFDLTDVAMKYHAMIYQYVGDEVVLTWETDLGVRDGNCVEAFYAYDAALRSRSDYYMKRYGMLPEFKAALNVGSVTAAEVGEVKKELAYHGDVLNTAARIQEKCNEFGCRLLVSEAICGCVDALKSYTTNLVGDVTLKGKLKSVRIYTVQEGAAMQ; encoded by the coding sequence ATGACTGCATTCTGGTCGGCAGCCATCGTGTTCATCATCACCTATGAAGCCGTCCTTACCGACTTCGAGGCCACAACAGGGGGGGATTCATACAGCTTTACCACGATTATGCTGATATCGCTGTCCGTTGGGATCCCGGCCTCATTCATCCTTGCCCTCTTCGAAATTGCATTTTTCAGTCGGGTCTTTCGCAAGAAGCCATTTGGAACGGTGCTTGCGGTGAAAACAGCCATCTATATTGGCTGTATCTTCGTGGCCAATTCGCTGGCCTTATTGTTGGTGTACAGTTCAGAGCTCGGGGCGGGAATGCTTGAGCCGATCGTTTGGAAACAGTATCTCAAAGATTCGATACTCAGCGGGATGATGCTGCTGCGGATGATTTACTGGGGCGTTTGCGTTTTTCTCGCGCTCTTTTTTGTTCAGGTCAGCCAGAAATTCGGCGATGGCGTACTGTTGAGCTTTATCCTGGGCAAGTACCATCATCCCAGGGAGGAGCATCGCATTTTCATGTTTCTCGATTTAAAATCATCAACCACCTACGCCGAGAAACTTGGCCATATCCGCTACAGTCAGCTCATACAGGATTGTTTTTTCGATCTTACTGACGTGGCGATGAAATATCACGCCATGATATATCAGTACGTCGGCGATGAGGTCGTACTCACATGGGAGACGGACCTTGGCGTACGCGACGGAAATTGTGTGGAGGCATTTTATGCATACGACGCCGCCCTACGCTCACGCAGCGACTATTACATGAAGCGGTACGGGATGCTGCCTGAATTCAAGGCGGCACTCAATGTCGGCTCGGTGACGGCTGCTGAAGTCGGAGAGGTGAAGAAAGAGCTTGCATATCACGGAGACGTCCTCAACACCGCAGCCCGCATACAGGAAAAGTGCAATGAATTCGGGTGCCGACTGCTCGTCTCAGAAGCGATCTGCGGTTGTGTCGATGCATTGAAGAGTTATACCACGAACCTGGTTGGGGATGTTACGCTGAAAGGGAAGTTGAAGTCCGTAAGAATCTATACCGTGCAGGAAGGCGCAGCCATGCAGTAG
- a CDS encoding amidohydrolase, which translates to MANRIDIHHHLIPEEYVSLLATLGIKGTPAVDFPAWSPEKALRVMKQNKIDIALLSLSTPGSYFKDDAFSCKLTRMTNEYSAELIERHPERFGAFAALPLPDVEGALAEINYAFDTLGLDGVGLLTNYEGRYLGDPLFEKVFDELNRRKAVVFVHPTDYLVMEERYAMLTPILERLLETTRAVTNLLMSGTLSRYPDIRFILAHGGGSVPYLAERIAVGMDDAAHAALDRGMRAPVDIDEGLELLRRLYFDTAQPGDAHLWTVKEFAGVEHILFGTDSGWVTPIDSRLTTKAIATFSGFSKSQQKLVDRENALTLFPRFA; encoded by the coding sequence ATGGCGAACCGCATAGATATACACCACCATCTCATACCCGAGGAATATGTCTCACTGCTGGCAACTCTTGGAATCAAAGGGACGCCGGCAGTGGACTTTCCCGCCTGGTCACCGGAGAAAGCGCTCAGGGTGATGAAGCAAAACAAGATCGACATAGCCTTACTTTCGCTATCCACCCCGGGAAGCTATTTCAAGGATGATGCTTTCTCCTGCAAGCTCACCAGGATGACCAACGAGTACAGTGCCGAGCTCATTGAACGGCATCCCGAACGCTTCGGTGCTTTCGCGGCATTGCCCCTGCCGGATGTTGAGGGTGCGCTAGCAGAAATAAATTACGCCTTTGACACTCTCGGACTCGATGGTGTCGGACTCCTTACAAACTACGAAGGTCGCTATCTGGGGGACCCTCTTTTCGAGAAGGTCTTCGACGAGTTGAATCGCCGGAAGGCCGTGGTCTTTGTGCATCCCACCGATTACCTGGTCATGGAGGAGCGCTACGCCATGCTGACCCCGATTCTCGAACGGTTGCTGGAGACCACACGGGCGGTCACCAATCTGCTGATGTCGGGTACACTGTCGCGGTATCCGGACATCCGCTTCATCCTTGCCCACGGTGGCGGATCGGTGCCTTACCTGGCCGAGCGTATCGCCGTTGGAATGGACGATGCCGCGCACGCAGCACTCGACCGTGGAATGCGTGCACCTGTTGATATCGATGAAGGTCTCGAACTACTGAGACGTCTGTATTTCGACACGGCACAGCCCGGGGACGCACATCTCTGGACGGTGAAGGAGTTCGCAGGTGTTGAGCATATCCTCTTCGGTACCGACTCCGGCTGGGTGACTCCGATTGACTCGCGCCTCACAACCAAAGCAATTGCAACGTTCAGCGGATTCAGCAAATCCCAGCAGAAACTTGTCGACCGCGAAAACGCTCTCACTTTGTTTCCCCGCTTTGCGTAA
- a CDS encoding sigma 54-interacting transcriptional regulator has protein sequence MDENVFFREITMRICSHLEIEEGLHSCMHYLAQHMPAERIYLERYEPELSSMRVVACATEEGGELMDVLVPVTQAANAALGTLAEAWRAGELPSVFVVNRPADEPVTRSMLSALDLPISSAMSLPLISQGKVLGALALLAEGDDRYTDEHARLYALLKDPFFIAMSNTLKHREILKLKELLADDNRYLHGELRRISGEEIIGANFGLRDVMMKVRQVSTLNSPVLLSGETGVGKDVIANAIHYSSSRNEGPFIGVNCGAIPDTLIDSELFGHEKGAFTGALSQKRGRFERANHGTIFLDEIGELPLAAQSRLLRVLQHREIERVGGSSTIKLDIRIIAATNRDLQEMVRAREFREDLWYRLNVFPIEIPPLRDRRSDIPELVHHFLKQKSRELKLSAVPPLAPGAMEKLNAYHWPGNIRELQNLVERALILYPAGPITFDQLPAEALTQTIPAPIAQPGTVTDLDTVVSGHIQHILQRTKGKIHGPGGAAELLGINPSTLRNRMKKLGIPYGRQQIH, from the coding sequence ATGGATGAGAACGTTTTTTTCCGAGAGATCACGATGCGGATATGCAGTCACCTGGAGATTGAGGAAGGATTGCATTCATGTATGCACTATCTCGCACAGCATATGCCAGCGGAGAGGATTTATCTCGAGAGATATGAACCGGAATTGAGCAGCATGCGGGTTGTGGCCTGTGCAACTGAAGAAGGTGGAGAGCTGATGGATGTGCTTGTACCTGTGACGCAGGCGGCGAATGCGGCGCTTGGTACGCTGGCCGAGGCCTGGCGAGCCGGAGAACTCCCTTCCGTGTTCGTGGTGAATAGGCCTGCCGATGAACCAGTTACTCGCAGCATGCTCTCGGCGCTGGACCTGCCGATAAGCTCGGCGATGAGTCTTCCACTCATTTCACAGGGCAAGGTCCTCGGTGCACTCGCTCTTCTCGCCGAAGGAGATGACAGATATACGGATGAGCACGCCCGGCTTTACGCGCTTCTGAAGGATCCGTTTTTCATTGCGATGTCGAACACGCTAAAACATCGGGAGATTCTGAAACTCAAGGAATTGCTCGCAGACGACAACCGCTATCTGCATGGCGAGCTGCGACGCATTTCCGGTGAAGAGATAATCGGTGCAAATTTCGGTCTGCGCGATGTGATGATGAAGGTCCGGCAGGTTTCCACACTCAACAGCCCGGTTCTACTCAGCGGAGAGACTGGTGTCGGGAAGGATGTGATCGCGAATGCCATCCACTATTCCTCTTCCCGCAACGAAGGTCCGTTCATTGGCGTCAACTGCGGCGCCATCCCCGATACGCTGATTGACAGTGAGCTTTTCGGTCATGAAAAGGGTGCGTTTACGGGGGCACTTTCGCAGAAACGCGGTCGGTTTGAGCGAGCCAACCACGGGACGATATTCCTTGACGAGATCGGCGAACTGCCGCTGGCGGCGCAATCAAGGCTGCTGCGGGTACTGCAGCACCGGGAAATCGAACGTGTCGGAGGAAGCAGTACAATCAAACTGGATATCCGTATCATTGCAGCAACGAACAGGGATCTGCAGGAGATGGTCCGCGCCAGGGAATTTCGAGAAGACCTGTGGTACCGTCTGAATGTTTTCCCCATCGAGATCCCCCCGCTGCGGGACAGGCGCAGCGACATTCCCGAACTCGTCCATCATTTCCTGAAGCAGAAATCACGTGAGCTGAAGCTATCGGCAGTACCACCACTCGCACCCGGTGCCATGGAAAAGCTTAACGCGTATCACTGGCCGGGCAATATCCGGGAGCTGCAGAACCTGGTCGAGCGCGCTCTAATCCTTTATCCCGCGGGTCCCATCACGTTTGACCAGCTTCCCGCTGAAGCGCTGACGCAGACAATACCTGCCCCCATTGCACAACCCGGAACGGTCACAGATCTCGACACTGTAGTATCAGGCCATATCCAGCACATCCTGCAGCGGACGAAAGGCAAGATTCATGGTCCAGGCGGCGCGGCGGAATTGCTCGGCATCAATCCAAGCACACTGCGCAACCGCATGAAGAAACTGGGAATCCCATACGGTCGCCAACAGATTCATTGA
- a CDS encoding choice-of-anchor D domain-containing protein encodes MTSPQLRIIALILLFAPHAIVQAQWSSDPSTNNPICRAGNNQLAPQLISDGKGGTILCWSDERAGQNLFNVTVQRIDRDGVSRWTENGVVISSVSVSQAKPEIISDDAGGAIVVWGATRSEGMGIFAQRIDSLGNVLWTEDGVPVSSISKEHLNPKLASDGQHGAIITWSARTEGNQDDHIYAQRITATGSLAWNQEIVLSNSDQFESTPCIARDGSGGAYVSWVFYNNAEYDVIAQRISSSGAQLWQANGIGIATGGGAQDTPALIADSTGKAFLTYYDWSSGSVPTLHIVILNPDGSIEASLPAASTSGGQMNPQMALISAGSLGLVWEDGRAGSKFRSYAQIIDNSGQKSWAADGVEVSGLAGAEATPSLASDGSGGMIVAWEDKTNGVLESDILVQRLSAAGALLWSSSGVTLCNAGRMQQNPQLIGDGENGAIVAWEDYRSSFSNPDIYASRILADGTMPLEPPVLTFSTNTVDFGVVDVGTPSTKTITLSNTGGTPVTITSVTSGDPHFSLTSDSSTISPKSSAAAQVRFQPTSLDSLTAFIVLESNSIMGPDTVFVTGSGKASPAIELDRTSLAFGSVQTGSSKSLVLNISNPGNDTLRISSITSDNSDFTVAISDRTLPPGEAFDDTVRFTPSGTGSVTGELTLLSNAPTSPTIVPLSGEGTETVVVTLTLDPAEISFGEVEVGAHRDTTVTITNTGNDTLRISSFTSDDSHFTLETPLESIAPAASGTFTLRFTPESTGPLGAMFTVTSNAASSPDTILVDGTGMDVSAVHGTQRLPQAFTLYQNYPNPFHPSTTIRFEMRTSASVRLTVYNGLGQQVATIIDGMRSPGIHTVQWRPAHQPPGVYILMMRAGTQQSCVRMVLAE; translated from the coding sequence ATGACCTCACCGCAACTGCGTATCATCGCACTGATCCTCCTCTTCGCTCCCCATGCAATCGTGCAGGCGCAATGGAGTTCTGATCCATCCACGAACAACCCGATTTGCCGTGCAGGGAACAATCAGCTTGCCCCGCAGCTTATCAGCGATGGCAAGGGAGGGACTATTCTTTGCTGGTCCGATGAACGGGCCGGACAGAACCTCTTCAATGTCACGGTCCAGCGTATCGACAGGGATGGAGTCTCGCGGTGGACGGAAAACGGCGTGGTCATCAGCTCGGTGAGCGTCTCACAGGCGAAACCGGAGATCATCTCCGACGATGCGGGAGGCGCGATCGTTGTATGGGGCGCTACGAGGAGTGAGGGGATGGGGATATTCGCCCAGCGGATCGATTCACTGGGAAATGTGCTCTGGACAGAGGATGGCGTACCCGTATCCTCCATCAGCAAAGAGCATCTCAACCCGAAGCTTGCCAGTGACGGCCAGCATGGCGCCATCATTACGTGGAGTGCCCGTACCGAAGGAAATCAGGACGACCATATATACGCGCAGAGAATCACTGCAACCGGGAGCCTGGCATGGAACCAGGAGATTGTCCTGAGCAACTCCGACCAGTTTGAAAGCACACCGTGCATTGCACGTGACGGGAGTGGAGGTGCGTATGTCTCATGGGTGTTCTACAACAATGCGGAATACGATGTGATCGCACAGCGGATTAGCTCCAGCGGTGCGCAGCTCTGGCAGGCCAATGGCATAGGGATTGCGACGGGTGGCGGAGCACAGGATACGCCCGCGCTCATCGCGGATAGTACCGGCAAGGCGTTTCTCACGTACTACGACTGGAGCTCCGGCTCCGTACCCACGCTGCATATTGTCATCCTGAATCCCGATGGATCTATCGAAGCCTCGCTCCCTGCAGCGTCGACTTCCGGGGGACAGATGAATCCACAGATGGCGCTCATCAGCGCAGGATCGCTCGGGCTTGTGTGGGAGGATGGCCGGGCTGGATCGAAGTTTCGATCCTACGCACAGATCATCGACAATAGCGGACAGAAATCATGGGCTGCTGACGGTGTAGAGGTCTCCGGCCTTGCCGGCGCAGAAGCCACACCGTCTCTCGCTTCTGACGGGAGTGGTGGAATGATCGTCGCCTGGGAGGACAAGACCAATGGTGTTCTTGAGAGCGACATTCTTGTTCAAAGGCTATCGGCTGCCGGTGCACTGCTCTGGTCGAGCAGTGGGGTCACGTTGTGCAATGCGGGACGCATGCAGCAGAATCCACAACTAATCGGTGATGGCGAAAACGGCGCCATCGTGGCGTGGGAGGACTACCGGTCGTCATTCTCCAATCCGGATATCTATGCTTCCAGGATTCTTGCCGACGGCACGATGCCATTGGAACCTCCTGTTCTGACATTTTCGACCAACACAGTCGATTTCGGGGTTGTGGATGTTGGTACACCCTCGACGAAAACCATCACCCTGAGTAACACGGGCGGAACGCCAGTGACGATCACTTCCGTTACCTCTGGTGATCCGCATTTCAGTCTGACATCTGACAGCAGTACGATTTCTCCAAAGAGCAGCGCCGCAGCCCAGGTGCGTTTTCAACCAACGTCCCTCGACTCACTCACCGCGTTTATCGTTCTCGAGAGCAATTCCATCATGGGACCCGACACGGTCTTTGTGACCGGTTCCGGAAAGGCGTCCCCCGCCATTGAACTCGACAGAACCTCGCTGGCTTTCGGGAGTGTGCAGACCGGATCGAGCAAATCCCTTGTACTCAACATCTCGAATCCCGGAAATGATACACTCAGAATCTCGAGCATCACCAGCGACAACTCCGACTTCACGGTTGCGATCTCTGACAGAACCCTGCCGCCCGGTGAGGCTTTCGACGACACGGTGCGTTTTACACCGTCCGGTACAGGTTCCGTGACGGGTGAACTCACGCTGCTGAGTAACGCCCCGACTTCGCCCACCATTGTGCCGTTATCGGGAGAGGGAACCGAGACTGTGGTCGTGACCCTGACTCTGGATCCTGCGGAGATTTCCTTCGGAGAAGTCGAAGTCGGTGCGCACAGGGATACCACGGTCACCATCACGAACACCGGGAACGATACACTGCGCATCTCCTCGTTCACATCGGATGATTCCCATTTCACACTGGAGACGCCCCTCGAATCCATCGCACCGGCCGCGTCAGGAACCTTCACCCTTCGATTCACACCAGAATCCACTGGTCCATTGGGAGCGATGTTCACGGTAACGAGTAATGCTGCGTCTTCACCGGATACCATCCTTGTCGATGGAACGGGAATGGACGTCTCCGCAGTACACGGCACGCAACGTCTTCCGCAGGCGTTCACGCTTTACCAGAATTATCCAAATCCTTTCCACCCTTCCACCACCATACGCTTCGAAATGCGGACCTCAGCTTCAGTGCGTCTGACCGTCTACAACGGGCTTGGACAACAGGTGGCAACCATCATAGATGGGATGCGATCCCCGGGCATTCATACCGTGCAGTGGCGGCCGGCTCATCAACCGCCGGGTGTGTATATACTGATGATGCGCGCCGGGACTCAGCAGAGTTGTGTGAGGATGGTGCTGGCGGAGTAG
- a CDS encoding DUF1624 domain-containing protein: MLNLRTTVRLQGLSLAAVWKTLRDGRRNRQFDAGGERLEFVDAIRAYAILMMLQGHVIVLTLADSWRDSGNAVYFMWRHMRGATAPAFFFASGLIVAYLLYRTPALIDTVRLKKNLWRGGRLIILGYLLQFILETFDYLYTGSDWLWGWAARTHVLQTIGVGIFVITALAYITRHFRWLFPVAAFILMQAAFVLGPIITLEESLPGALQLFSPFVLKAHASFPVLTWLGFPLAGAILGFLVLELRLHERSWMFLLLPVAGYLLKSNSWRILHSIYSNWWTEYSDWLSYGVFTYYRLGEVLIIAGIIGLLTKMIRLPHAIRATAKETLGIYFLHSLIVYNPVMETGWGHSLEFYQSILLAVLLIAVFIAYAVYAPVIRKRLPFMKYLK, encoded by the coding sequence ATGCTGAATCTCAGAACCACGGTACGCCTGCAGGGATTGAGTCTCGCTGCTGTCTGGAAAACGCTCCGTGACGGGAGGCGGAACAGGCAGTTCGACGCCGGGGGTGAACGTCTGGAGTTCGTGGACGCTATTCGCGCGTACGCGATCCTGATGATGCTACAGGGACATGTCATCGTACTGACACTGGCGGATAGCTGGCGGGATTCGGGCAACGCTGTTTATTTCATGTGGCGTCACATGCGTGGTGCAACGGCTCCGGCATTTTTTTTCGCGTCGGGACTGATCGTCGCATACCTGCTGTATCGCACGCCGGCTTTGATCGACACTGTACGTCTCAAGAAAAATCTCTGGCGTGGGGGACGCTTGATTATTCTCGGCTACCTGCTGCAGTTCATCCTTGAAACGTTTGATTATCTATACACAGGGAGTGACTGGCTGTGGGGCTGGGCAGCCAGGACACACGTCCTGCAAACCATCGGCGTCGGGATATTCGTTATCACTGCACTTGCCTACATTACCCGTCATTTTCGCTGGCTATTTCCTGTCGCCGCGTTCATACTGATGCAGGCAGCCTTTGTGCTTGGTCCCATCATCACACTCGAGGAGAGCCTCCCGGGTGCGCTGCAGCTGTTTTCCCCCTTTGTCCTGAAAGCCCATGCCTCATTCCCTGTACTCACATGGCTTGGCTTCCCACTCGCTGGCGCCATACTGGGATTTCTCGTTCTCGAGCTTCGACTCCATGAACGCAGCTGGATGTTCCTCCTCCTGCCAGTTGCCGGATATCTGCTGAAATCCAACTCCTGGCGCATTCTGCACAGCATCTACAGTAATTGGTGGACCGAGTATTCTGACTGGCTGAGCTATGGCGTCTTTACATACTATCGACTCGGGGAAGTGCTTATCATCGCCGGCATTATCGGACTGCTCACGAAAATGATCCGCCTGCCACATGCGATCCGTGCAACGGCAAAAGAGACGTTGGGAATCTACTTCCTCCACTCACTCATTGTGTATAATCCCGTTATGGAGACCGGGTGGGGGCACAGCCTGGAATTTTATCAATCTATTCTACTTGCCGTTCTGCTGATTGCGGTTTTCATCGCCTATGCGGTTTACGCCCCGGTAATCCGCAAGCGACTCCCATTCATGAAGTACCTCAAGTAG
- a CDS encoding alkaline phosphatase, which yields MNLRSLLPAALAIAMLCTVLPATSVGQVSQGRTVPKNIIVMISDGCGYNHIQAANAWHDGAFESQPYEQFPQKFFLSTYPAKAEEASDKGSGQPGYNSHSAWATFTWVKHGATGSAAAATALATGQETAKKRVGVDVNLKPLQNITECAILLGKSAGVVTSVPWTHATPASFVAHNRHRENYEELAREMLLDSRLSVIMGAGHPLFDDNARARTDAYYRYVGGEDAWKHLMDGSTTFGVAANSGNSSVQDIDGDGMADAWTLIESEEDFHKLTHGDTPLRVLGLPRVHETLQQKRGTSDGKEDAYVVPFNEGIPTLEVMTRGALNVLDNNTNGFFLMVEGGAVDWAAHDNQPGRLIEEEHDFNNAVKAVITWIEANGGWEENLLIVTADHETGYLTGPKEADNSPVTNPIINNGKHRMPGMRFNSDGHTNQLIPFYARGTGSELFSRFADERDLVRGRYLHNAEVGQVMLQLWRGNGVSTGK from the coding sequence ATGAATCTACGCAGTCTCCTCCCGGCAGCACTCGCGATTGCAATGCTCTGCACTGTCCTGCCTGCGACGAGCGTGGGGCAGGTATCGCAGGGACGGACGGTGCCGAAGAACATCATTGTCATGATCAGCGATGGCTGCGGCTACAACCACATCCAGGCAGCGAACGCCTGGCATGACGGTGCATTCGAATCACAGCCTTACGAACAGTTTCCACAGAAATTCTTCCTGAGCACATATCCCGCAAAGGCGGAGGAGGCATCTGACAAGGGGAGCGGGCAGCCTGGCTACAATTCACACAGCGCGTGGGCGACGTTCACCTGGGTCAAGCATGGAGCGACGGGATCTGCAGCGGCGGCAACTGCACTCGCGACCGGACAGGAAACCGCCAAGAAGCGTGTCGGTGTCGATGTCAATCTCAAGCCCCTGCAGAATATAACGGAGTGTGCGATTCTGCTCGGTAAGTCCGCTGGAGTGGTTACTTCCGTGCCATGGACGCATGCTACACCGGCTTCCTTCGTCGCACACAATCGGCACCGTGAGAATTACGAAGAACTGGCTCGCGAGATGCTGCTCGACAGCCGGCTTTCGGTCATCATGGGCGCCGGCCACCCGCTGTTCGACGACAATGCCAGAGCAAGAACTGATGCGTATTACCGCTACGTTGGGGGTGAGGATGCATGGAAACATCTTATGGATGGCAGTACGACATTCGGCGTTGCTGCCAATTCCGGAAACAGCAGTGTGCAGGATATCGACGGCGATGGGATGGCTGATGCCTGGACGCTGATTGAGTCGGAAGAGGATTTCCACAAACTGACTCATGGCGACACCCCTTTGCGCGTGCTCGGCCTCCCGCGTGTTCACGAAACCCTGCAGCAAAAACGTGGCACGAGTGATGGGAAAGAAGATGCGTATGTCGTCCCGTTCAATGAGGGGATTCCCACTCTCGAGGTAATGACACGCGGCGCGTTGAATGTGCTCGACAACAACACGAATGGATTTTTCCTCATGGTGGAAGGTGGTGCAGTCGATTGGGCAGCACACGACAATCAACCCGGCCGCCTGATCGAGGAGGAACACGATTTCAACAACGCTGTCAAAGCTGTGATCACATGGATTGAGGCTAACGGCGGTTGGGAGGAGAACCTTCTCATTGTCACTGCGGACCACGAGACAGGCTACCTCACCGGTCCGAAGGAAGCCGATAACTCTCCGGTTACCAATCCGATCATCAATAACGGCAAGCACCGGATGCCCGGCATGCGCTTCAACAGCGATGGACACACGAATCAGCTCATCCCCTTCTATGCGCGCGGCACCGGGAGTGAGCTGTTTTCCCGTTTCGCCGATGAGCGTGACTTAGTGCGGGGACGCTACCTGCATAATGCGGAAGTGGGACAGGTCATGCTGCAACTCTGGCGCGGCAACGGCGTGTCGACAGGAAAGTAA